The following are encoded together in the Dermacoccus nishinomiyaensis genome:
- a CDS encoding glycine--tRNA ligase: MQDALLTLQKYWTDRGCMVVQPYNTEVGAGTMNPNTVMRVLGPEPWHVAYVEPSVRPDDSRYGENPNRLQTHTQFQVILKPDPGNPQELYLGSLEALGIDLDAHDVRFVEDNWQQPAIGAWGLGWEVWLDGMEVTQFTYFQQVVGQNLEPVAVELTYGMERILMALQGVTHFKDMAYAEGISYGEVFAQNEYEMSRYYLDDADVDAARAFFKEYTDEAQRLIDARLPVPAWTYVLKSSHAFNILDSRGAVSTTERARSFSLMRRLARETGALWSERRAELGHPLLKGDAATSRVRELAEAAASAPNVTQPVEKPEPAPTAAELGDAPQTFTFEIGVEEMPPHVLDATIPAVRDAVTSALAGTRLEHGDVAVVGTPRRIVVTVPGVSAHEPDSETLAKGPKVAAAYKDGAPTKALEGFARGKGVSVDDVVTAEFDGAEHVAVKQTQTGRGVLEVLGEIVADVVSGLRSDKNMKWNDPQLTFSRPIRWVVALWGKHVVPATVGSLTTGRTTYVARTAAQPHVDVAAADELVPTLEAAGFVLDPTARRRQVVDGALALAKSVGGTIDIDGEASLVDEITNLVEEPHGVLGTFEERYLELPEQILTTVMRKHQRYLPVRDASGTLMPYFVTMANGSIDDDVVRAGNESVLRARYEDAAFFWEADLKVPLDDFRAQIDKLTFENRLGSFAQRADRIKDVSTKLAASVELTGDEQATLSRAGALAKFDLSTAMVVELSSLAGTMAREYALKAGEAPAVADALFEMEKPRSAGDSLPSSTPGALLALADRFDLLTAMFAIGAKPTGSSDPFALRRAALGVVSILRGVPAVAAISVSDGLDAAAARLREQGVEVSGEALASALEFVEGRFGQQLRDEGVSAALVTALSPSAGTPGRAAAVLADVEALRDDEAFRALVQVTQRITRIVPAGTQPGFDVSVLTDEAEKTLAPLVEALPDHSGDSLTQWFADASGLTEPLNRFFDDVLVMADDEALKAARLGLLQSVIAKAPAGIDYKELDRALDV, translated from the coding sequence ATGCAAGATGCCCTGTTGACGCTGCAGAAGTACTGGACCGACCGCGGATGCATGGTCGTGCAGCCCTACAACACCGAGGTCGGTGCGGGGACGATGAACCCCAACACCGTCATGCGCGTGCTCGGGCCCGAGCCGTGGCACGTCGCGTACGTCGAGCCCTCCGTGCGCCCCGATGACAGCCGCTACGGCGAGAACCCGAACCGGCTGCAGACGCACACGCAGTTCCAGGTCATCCTCAAGCCCGACCCGGGCAACCCGCAGGAGCTCTACCTCGGCTCGCTCGAGGCGCTCGGCATCGACCTCGACGCGCACGACGTGCGCTTCGTCGAGGACAACTGGCAGCAGCCCGCCATCGGCGCGTGGGGCCTGGGTTGGGAGGTCTGGCTCGACGGCATGGAGGTCACGCAGTTCACATACTTCCAGCAGGTCGTCGGGCAGAACCTCGAGCCTGTCGCCGTCGAGCTGACGTACGGCATGGAGCGCATCCTCATGGCGCTGCAGGGCGTCACGCACTTCAAGGACATGGCGTACGCCGAGGGCATCAGCTACGGCGAGGTGTTCGCGCAGAACGAGTACGAGATGTCGCGCTACTACCTCGACGACGCCGACGTCGACGCGGCCCGCGCGTTCTTCAAGGAGTACACCGACGAGGCTCAGCGCCTCATCGACGCACGCCTGCCGGTGCCGGCGTGGACGTACGTGCTCAAGAGCTCGCACGCGTTCAACATCCTCGACAGCCGCGGCGCCGTCTCCACGACGGAGCGTGCGCGCTCGTTCTCCCTCATGCGCCGCCTCGCTCGCGAGACCGGTGCACTGTGGAGCGAGCGTCGCGCCGAACTCGGTCACCCGCTGCTCAAGGGCGACGCGGCGACGTCACGCGTGCGTGAGCTGGCGGAGGCGGCCGCGTCGGCGCCCAACGTCACCCAGCCCGTCGAGAAGCCCGAACCGGCGCCCACCGCAGCCGAACTCGGCGACGCGCCGCAGACGTTCACGTTCGAGATCGGCGTCGAGGAGATGCCGCCGCACGTGCTCGACGCGACGATTCCCGCCGTGCGTGACGCTGTCACGTCGGCGCTCGCCGGCACCCGCCTCGAGCACGGCGACGTCGCCGTCGTCGGCACGCCGCGCCGCATCGTCGTCACCGTGCCCGGGGTCAGCGCGCACGAGCCGGACTCCGAGACCCTCGCCAAGGGCCCGAAGGTCGCGGCCGCCTACAAGGATGGTGCGCCGACGAAGGCCCTCGAGGGCTTCGCGCGCGGCAAGGGCGTCTCCGTCGACGACGTCGTCACCGCCGAGTTCGACGGTGCCGAGCACGTCGCCGTCAAGCAGACGCAGACGGGGCGCGGTGTGCTCGAGGTGCTCGGCGAGATCGTCGCCGACGTCGTCTCCGGCCTACGCAGCGACAAGAACATGAAGTGGAACGACCCGCAGCTGACGTTCAGCCGCCCGATCCGCTGGGTCGTCGCGCTGTGGGGCAAGCACGTCGTCCCCGCGACGGTGGGCTCACTCACCACGGGCCGCACGACGTACGTCGCGCGCACCGCAGCGCAGCCGCACGTCGACGTCGCCGCTGCCGACGAGCTCGTCCCGACGCTCGAAGCGGCCGGTTTCGTGCTCGACCCGACAGCGCGACGCCGCCAGGTCGTCGACGGTGCCCTGGCGCTCGCGAAGAGCGTCGGCGGCACGATCGACATCGACGGCGAGGCGAGCCTCGTCGACGAGATCACGAACCTCGTCGAGGAGCCGCACGGTGTGCTCGGCACCTTCGAGGAGCGCTACCTCGAGCTGCCCGAGCAGATCCTTACCACCGTCATGCGCAAGCACCAGCGCTACCTGCCGGTGCGCGACGCCTCCGGCACGCTCATGCCGTACTTCGTCACGATGGCCAACGGCTCGATCGACGACGACGTCGTGCGCGCCGGCAACGAGTCCGTGCTGCGGGCCCGCTATGAGGACGCGGCGTTCTTCTGGGAGGCCGACCTCAAGGTTCCGCTCGACGACTTCCGCGCGCAGATCGACAAGCTGACGTTCGAGAACCGTCTCGGTTCGTTCGCGCAGCGTGCGGACCGCATCAAGGACGTGTCGACGAAACTCGCTGCGTCCGTTGAACTCACGGGCGATGAGCAGGCAACGTTGTCGCGCGCCGGTGCGCTCGCGAAGTTCGACCTGTCGACGGCGATGGTCGTCGAACTGTCGAGCCTCGCCGGAACGATGGCGCGCGAATACGCCCTGAAGGCGGGGGAGGCCCCGGCTGTGGCCGATGCCCTGTTCGAGATGGAGAAGCCGCGCTCGGCGGGCGACTCGCTGCCCTCCTCGACGCCGGGCGCGCTGCTCGCGCTGGCCGACCGGTTCGATCTGCTCACCGCGATGTTCGCCATCGGCGCGAAGCCGACCGGCTCGTCCGACCCGTTCGCGCTGCGCCGCGCGGCGCTCGGCGTCGTGTCGATCCTGCGCGGTGTGCCGGCCGTGGCCGCCATCAGCGTGAGCGACGGTCTCGACGCTGCCGCCGCGCGACTGCGTGAGCAGGGCGTCGAGGTCTCGGGCGAGGCGCTCGCATCGGCTCTCGAGTTCGTCGAGGGCCGCTTCGGCCAGCAGCTGCGCGACGAAGGCGTCTCGGCGGCGCTCGTCACGGCCCTCAGCCCGAGCGCCGGAACGCCCGGTCGCGCGGCCGCGGTGCTCGCCGATGTCGAGGCTCTGCGCGATGACGAGGCGTTCCGCGCCCTCGTGCAGGTGACGCAGCGCATCACGCGCATCGTGCCTGCGGGCACCCAGCCGGGCTTCGATGTGTCCGTGCTCACCGACGAGGCCGAGAAGACGCTGGCTCCGCTCGTCGAGGCACTGCCCGACCACTCGGGTGACTCGCTGACGCAGTGGTTCGCGGACGCCTCGGGTCTCACCGAGCCGCTCAACAGGTTCTTCGACGACGTCCTCGTCATGGCTGACGACGAGGCGCTCAAGGCCGCTCGCCTCGGCCTGCTGCAGAGCGTCATCGCCAAGGCGCCGGCCGGCATCGACTACAAGGAACTCGACCGGGCGCTCGACGTCTGA
- a CDS encoding GNAT family N-acetyltransferase, producing MRIRQIGPSDPLFDAWAQVFMTVGHEQWGKHTTAYPADELRAMWGKESEKRHAFVAVEGEASCDDDAVGGAADIQDDGVDTAAGVVGAAELVLPRRDNTHLAFLHLDVPAPARRRGVGSALLSAAEEIMQDEGRTTVLVETQTPVGQPDAAGAFLAARGFAQAQTCVRNAQRLPVSDAVAAQMRAALAFDDEYVVETAVDDLPSQWLEERARLGAMMSTDTPLGDVAIEPETWDAARVHELFDTARAQGRRVVEAVAWHRPSGQMAAFTHVSVPAETPWIAYQDDTLVEAAHRGHRLGYRVKAAVSLLLPQVAPGVEVQRTWNDETNTHMLRINSELGYEREGTMFEWQKRLA from the coding sequence ATGCGCATTCGTCAGATCGGCCCGTCCGACCCGCTGTTCGACGCCTGGGCGCAGGTGTTCATGACGGTGGGCCACGAGCAGTGGGGCAAGCACACGACCGCCTACCCCGCCGACGAGCTGCGCGCCATGTGGGGCAAGGAATCCGAAAAGCGTCATGCGTTCGTCGCCGTCGAGGGGGAAGCCTCGTGCGACGACGACGCCGTTGGGGGAGCAGCCGACATACAGGATGATGGCGTGGACACAGCAGCTGGCGTCGTCGGTGCCGCCGAGCTCGTCCTGCCGCGCCGCGACAACACCCACCTCGCGTTTCTCCACCTCGACGTGCCGGCTCCCGCGCGACGACGGGGTGTCGGCTCGGCGCTGCTCTCAGCCGCGGAGGAGATCATGCAGGACGAGGGACGTACGACGGTCCTCGTCGAGACGCAGACGCCCGTCGGCCAGCCTGACGCCGCAGGCGCCTTCCTCGCTGCCCGCGGGTTCGCCCAGGCCCAGACGTGCGTGCGCAACGCTCAGCGTCTGCCGGTCAGCGACGCCGTCGCCGCACAGATGCGTGCCGCCCTCGCGTTCGACGACGAGTATGTCGTCGAGACGGCCGTCGACGACCTCCCGTCGCAGTGGCTCGAGGAGCGGGCCCGTCTCGGAGCGATGATGTCGACCGACACCCCGCTCGGTGACGTTGCGATCGAACCGGAGACGTGGGATGCCGCGCGGGTGCACGAGCTGTTCGACACCGCACGCGCTCAGGGTCGACGCGTCGTCGAGGCCGTGGCGTGGCACCGACCGAGCGGGCAGATGGCCGCGTTCACGCACGTCAGCGTTCCCGCGGAGACGCCTTGGATCGCCTACCAGGACGACACCCTCGTCGAGGCCGCGCACCGTGGGCACCGGCTCGGCTACCGGGTCAAGGCTGCGGTGTCGCTGCTGCTGCCGCAGGTCGCGCCGGGCGTCGAGGTGCAGCGCACCTGGAACGACGAGACGAACACCCACATGCTGCGGATCAACTCCGAGCTCGGCTACGAACGCGAGGGCACGATGTTCGAATGGCAGAAGAGGCTTGCATGA
- the msrA gene encoding peptide-methionine (S)-S-oxide reductase MsrA gives MFTRKHTRTPEASDLHDVLDVPMFSELPDGSATLYVAMGCFWGAERIFWKIPGVVTTAVGYMGGHATEPTYEDVCDGGTGHTETVMVAYDPSRVSERELLKAFWENHDPTTANRQGNDVGTQYRSAIYWTTPQQERAARETSALFQEALDDAGRGAITTEMRPADEAGPFWPAELYHQQYLSKHPGGYCNHGFKGVTCPVGVADLPAQTDVLPPR, from the coding sequence ATGTTCACTCGAAAGCACACCCGAACGCCCGAGGCGAGCGACCTGCACGACGTCCTCGACGTGCCGATGTTCTCCGAACTGCCCGACGGCTCGGCGACCCTGTACGTCGCGATGGGCTGCTTCTGGGGCGCCGAACGCATCTTCTGGAAGATTCCGGGCGTCGTCACCACGGCCGTCGGGTACATGGGCGGCCACGCCACCGAGCCGACGTACGAGGACGTCTGTGACGGCGGCACGGGCCACACCGAGACGGTCATGGTGGCCTACGACCCGTCGCGCGTGTCCGAACGCGAGCTTCTCAAGGCGTTCTGGGAGAACCACGACCCGACGACCGCGAACCGGCAGGGCAACGACGTCGGCACGCAGTACCGCTCGGCGATCTACTGGACGACGCCGCAGCAGGAGCGCGCTGCCCGCGAGACGTCCGCGCTCTTCCAAGAGGCACTCGACGACGCGGGCCGCGGCGCCATCACGACCGAGATGCGCCCGGCCGACGAGGCGGGCCCCTTCTGGCCGGCGGAGCTGTACCACCAGCAGTACCTGTCCAAGCACCCTGGCGGCTACTGCAACCACGGCTTCAAGGGCGTCACGTGCCCCGTCGGCGTCGCCGACCTGCCCGCGCAGACGGATGTCCTCCCGCCACGCTGA
- a CDS encoding neutral/alkaline non-lysosomal ceramidase C-terminal domain-containing protein — MFDDVPPGQHFGDVLTQPDATRSAGSSVRAVFRGGHPKNDFRTMGTFVKVQRQVGSSWVDVLDDHDWDTAYVWSREGVSYSRCTMERRIRRGTPASTYRLVQQGNWKNGWNGKVSAHTGTSRAFQVR, encoded by the coding sequence GTGTTCGACGACGTCCCACCCGGGCAGCACTTCGGTGACGTCCTGACTCAGCCGGACGCCACACGCTCGGCTGGTTCGAGCGTGCGGGCGGTCTTCCGCGGCGGCCACCCGAAGAATGACTTCCGCACGATGGGCACGTTCGTCAAGGTGCAGCGTCAGGTCGGCTCGTCGTGGGTCGACGTCCTCGACGACCACGACTGGGACACCGCGTACGTCTGGTCGCGCGAGGGCGTCTCGTACTCGCGATGCACCATGGAGCGGCGCATACGTCGCGGCACGCCCGCGAGCACGTATCGCCTCGTGCAGCAGGGCAACTGGAAGAACGGCTGGAACGGCAAGGTCAGTGCCCATACCGGAACGAGCCGGGCCTTCCAGGTGCGCTGA